The genomic DNA GTGGCCGGATTCTGGAGACTCTGGCTTGCAGAATTGGTACGCGAATCGTCGACTTCGATACTTGCTTGCACCAGCGGATCAGTACCTTCCCTGATTTTGGAAACCAGGGATGGGCCACGGCGGGCGCAAGACTCAGTCGAACAGGCCCAGGACGCTCGCGAACAGCGCGCTGCCGGGCGACGCGAGCTGCCGCAGCAGGCTGAAATGATCAGCCTCTGCCTCGACGTGGAGGGCGCTGCGGTTGCCGGCCTCCGTCCAGGCCTTGTGCAAGCGCTGGCTTTGTCGAAGGAAGGCCGGCGTCTCTGCGCCGCCGACCGCGATCAACGCGGGCACCATGCCGCCGCGCACCCGATGCAGCGGCGAGCAGGCCATGGCGCCGGCCTCGTCGAGCCGCAGCCTGTCGTTGAGCGTGGTTGCCACCAGCGGCACGAGGTCGAAGATGCCGCTCAGCGCAGCGATGCCCGCGATCGCGTCGGGTGCCGATGGCCAGCGCGACAGCGCCAGTTCGACCGCGATGTGGCCGCCCGCGGAATGCCCCGCCACCACCAGCGGCGGCGACGCGCCGCCGGGCGCGGCCGCGTGCGCGCGTATCGCCGGCACCGAAGCGCGCGTGGCGTCCACGAGTTCGGCCAGCGACACGTCGGGGCACAACGGATAGTTGACCAGCGCCACGTTGAGTCCGGCCGCGGTGAAGGCCGGCGCGATGAAGCGGAAGGTCGACTTGTCGCGCGACTGCCAGTAACCGGCATGGAAGTAGGCCAGCGTTCCGCGCGGCCTTCCGCGCGCGGCGAAGAAGTCGAAGGTCTGACGTTCCAGCGGTCCGTAGCGCACATGCAGCACGCAGGATTCGGCGGCTACCGCAGCCCGGCTCTCGGCCTCGTAGGCCGCCAGCAGCGCCGGGAAGGTTTCGCGCGCCTGTCCCTGCACATACTGGAACTGCGGATCGTTCATGTCCTCAGTCGGCCTTGAGGCCTGAGGTCTTCACGAACCGGGTCCAGCGCTGCAACTCGCTGCGCACCAACGTGGCGAACTGGTCGGGCGAGTTGGCGGGCGCCGCCTCCATGCCGTACTCCGACAGCTTTTCGCGAAGCTCGGGCAGGGCCATGATGCGTGCGAGTTCCTGATTCCATTGCAGGATGATGTCACGCGGCGTGTCGGCCGGCGCGACGAGGCCTTCCCATTCGCGCAGGTCGAAGCCCGCGACGCCGCTCTCGGCCATGGTCGGCACCGAGGGCAGCGCGGCCAGCCGGTTCGGGCTGGTCACGGCCAGCGCGCGCAGCTTGCCCGTGCGCACCATCGGCACCGCCGCCGAGGTGGTGGCGAACATGGTCGTGACATAGCCGCCGAGCAGAGCCTGCACCGCTTCGGCCGGCCCCTTGAACGGCACGTGCAGCATGTCGACCTGGGTCAGCTGGCGGAAGGACTCGCCCAGCAGGTGGGCCGGCGAACCGTTGCCGCCCGATGCGTAGGTGAGCTTGCCCGGCTCGGCGCGCGCCAGCTCGACCAGTTCCTTCGCGCTGCGCGCGGGCACCGTGGGTGCCACCACCAGCGCGTTGTAGAGCCAGACCAGATTGGCGATCGGTGCGAAGTCCGCCGCGGTGTCGTAGGGCACCTTGCCGAACAGCGCGGGCAGCACCGCGTGGGTGAGGAACATCACGCCGACGGTGTAGCCGTCGGGCGCGGCCTTGGCGACGACATCCATGCCGATCATGCCGGTCGCGCCCGGCCGGTTGTCGACGATCACCGGCTGCTTCCAGGCCTGCTGCAGGCGTTCCGCGACGAGGCGCGCGAGCACATCGGGCGGGCTGCCCGGCGGCAGCGGCACCACGATCCGGATCGGTCTTGCGGGATAGCCCTGCGCCCATGCGGGCACGGCGGCCGCGAGCGGCGCCGCACCGAGCGCGCCGAGGAGTTGCCTGCGCTTCATCATGATGCCTGCGCCGCCGACGACACGGGCGGCAGGAAGATGACGTCGTAGTCGCGCGCCGCCGCCACCACCTCGGCGGGGCTCGCCATGTTGTGGATGCGCCGGTAGAGGTCCAGCAGCTTGCCTGCCGGCGCGGCCCAGAACAGGGCCGTCACCGGCTCGCCGTAGTTGTTGAAGAAGGCATGCGGAATGCCGCGCGGCATGCGCACCAGGTCGCCGGCGCCGGCGGAGGTCTTCTTGCCGGCCAGCAGCAGGTCGATGCGGCCGTCGAGCACGAAGATGTACTCGTCCTGGTGCGGGTGCACGTGCGGCGGCACGAAGGTCTCGACCGGGAAGGTCGCGTGCCACGAGAAGCTGTCGTCGCTGACCTGCTTGGGCACATAGATCTGGCCGAGGATGTTCCACGAGACGCCGTCGATGCCGGTCTGCGCGCGCGTGATGTCGGGGATTTCGCTGGTCACTGGGAGACTCCTTCCAGGCGGGTGAGCCGGTCGAGGGTGGGATGGACGAGAGGATTGGTGGAGGCGAAGCGCGGCTTGAAGCGCTGGCGCGCCTCGGCCAGGTCTTCTTCGTCCCAGTAGCCGATGAGGATGCCGCCCTCGGAGATGCGCGGCTGGATCTCGATCGACTCGATGGTGCCGTCGGCGATGGTCCCGCGCTGGCGCGGCTGGCGCGCCCAGCGGAACAGGGCTTCATGCAGGCGCCGCCGCACGTCCTCGTGTTCCGGTGCCGCGCCCAGATCGATGAACTCGTGCGGATCCGAGGCGAGGTCGAACAGCATCGGCCGGTAGCCTTCGGCCAGCACGTATTTCCAGCGGCCGTCGGAGATCATCCGCAGCCAGGCGTCGCGCGACGGCGTGCCGAGTTCGATGCGCGAATCCTGGAACGCGTAGTCGTACTCGCAGACCACGTGCTCGCGCCAGTCACGCGGCCGCTCGCCGAACAGCAGCGGGCGCAGCGAACGGCCGTCCATGACATGCGGCACCGCCACGCCGCCGCAGGCGTCGAGGAAAGTCGGCGCCAGGTCCACCGCCTCGACCAGTGCGTCGCAGCGCGTGCCACGCGTGGTGTCGGCGCGCGGATCGGGGTCGTAGACGATCAGCGGCGCGCGGATGATCGGCTCGTGGAAGAGATCCTTCTCGCCCATCCAGTGATCGCCCAGGTAGTCGCCGTGGTCGGAGGTGAAGACGATCATCGTGTTCTCCATCAGGCCGCGCGCCTCCATGAAGCGGAACAGCTCGCCGAGCTGGTCGTCGATCTGCTTGATCAGGCCCATGTAGCCCGGCATCACGGCATCGCGCACGCCTTCGCGCGAGAAGGTGCGCGACACGCGGTGGTTCATCATCGCGCCGTAGACCGGGTGCGGATCGTGGCGCTCGGCCTCGCTGCGCACCACCGGCAGTGCGTCCTCGGGCTTGTACATGCTCGCGTAGGGCTCCGGCACGATGTAGGGCCAGTGCGGCTTGATGTAGGACAGGTGCAGGCACCAGGGCTGCTCGCCGGACTCCGCGATGAAGTCCATCGCGCGGCGCGTGATGTAGGGCGTCTCCGAATGCTCGTCGGGCACACGGGCTGCGCGGTTCGAATATTTCAGGAACCAGCCCGAGCGGATGCGGCCTTGGTCGTCGACCGTCGAGTTGGCCCAGCTTTCCCAGGGGTTGTCGCCGCCGAACCCCTGTGCGCGCAGGTAGTCGTTGTAGCTCGGGTCGGGATCGTGGCCGGAATAGGGATGAATGCCGTCGTCGCGCTCGTAGGGATCGAAGCCGCATTCGGCGATGCGAACGCCGATGGTGGATGCCGGATCGATGCCCAGCCGCGACATGCCTGCCAGGTCGGCGCGCATGTGCGTCTTGCCGACCAGTACCGAGCGCACGCCCAGCGGACGAAGGTGGTCGCCGATCGTCATCTCGCCGGCCTTGAGCGGCACGAAGTTCCAGCTCGCGCCATGCGAGTGAACGTAACGGCCGGTGTAGTAGCTCATGCGCGACGGTCCGCACACCGGCGACTGCACATAGGCGCGGTCGAAGATCACGCCGCGCGCCGCCAGCGCATCGAGGTTCGGCGTCTTCAGCGTCGGGTGGCCGAAGCACGAGAGATGGTCGTAGCGCAGCTGGTCGCACATCACGAAGAGGATGTTCTTCACGCGTCGTTTCATCCGGGTCTCCTGGGGGCGGAAGTGGTCATGCGGTCGGATGCTAGTGGCCGCATCGGCCGGTGTCGCGTCACATGTTTTGATGTCGATTACCATGGGTTATCGCCCCCGGAGTCCTCGTGCGACTGCAACACTTCCATCTGCTGCTGACCCTTGCCAGGACCGGCAGCCTGCGCGCCTCCGCGCAGATCCTCAGCGTCTCGCAGCCGGCGCTGACCAAGGCGCTGCGCCAGCTCGAGGAAGAGTTCGGCACCGCGCTGGTGGTGCGCACGCCCAAGGGTGTGCGGCTGGCGCCGGCCGGCGAGCTGCTCGCCGCGCGGGCCGCGACGGTGGTGCGCGAGATCGAGCGCGCGCGTGAAGAAGTGGCATGGCACCTGCGGCATGCGGAAGCGCAGGTGACGATCGGCGTCTCGCCGGTGGCGGCGATCCTGCTGGCGCCCGGCGCAGTGGCGCGCTTCGGCACGCGCTGGCCGCAGGTACGGCTGCGGATGCGCGACACGCTGTACCCGCGCGCGCTGGAACAACTGCGCACTGGCGAGCTGGATCTGGCGCTCGGCCCCTTGCCCGGCGAGGGCGCCGGGCGCGATCTGCTGGTGCAGCCGCTCTTCGAGAGCCAGGCCCTGCTTGCGGCGCGCCGCGGTCATCCTCTCGCGCGCGCGAAGAAACTGGCGCAGCTGGTCGACGCGGGTTGGGTGCTCACCGGTCCGGCGGGTGGGCCGGGCGATCCGCGCAACCTGTCCTTCGATGCGACGGGCGAGCGCACGCCGCAGGTCCGGCTCGAGTGCGAATCCTTCGCCACCCTGCTGGCCCTGATGCCCAGCCTGGACGTCATCGGGATCATGCCCAGGGGCTTCTTCGATCGCTACGGGCCCGCCATGGATCTGGTCGAGTTGCCAATCACCGATGTGTTGCCCAACACCACGATCCACGCGGTGTATCGCGCCGATGCGCCGCTGACGCTGCCGGCGCAGCGGCTGCTGGACGCGTTCATCGCGGAGGCCCGGGCGCAACGCAAGGGTTGACGCGCCGCGCCGCGCCGCGAACCGGGCTCGCGTCGCCGTCGACGCTCAATCCATCGCGTCAGGAAATCGTTCGATGTGGCCTTGTCCGCGGTGCGAGAAATACTCGACGTGGCGCCCGGCAATCCAGACGAAGTACCCGACGCAGCCGGCCGCCATCGCCAGCTGCATGAATTCCGGATAGCGCAGCTCGTCGCGCTGCGCGCCGCGGATGGCGGCCTGCAAGGCGGCCGCATCGAAGGCTTGCGGAACCGCGATCTCGGGTGCCGGCAGCGGCACCGCATGCCACTCGCCGGAAGGCAGGTAGTAGGTGGCCTCGCGGCGGCGGAAATCGGCGTGGTAGGCCTCCACGCCTGCGGCCTTCAGCAGGCCCACGCCCTCGCCGAAGGTGCTGCGTCCGGCATGCGCGTCGGCTGCGCTGCGTTCGATGGTGCTCTTGATCGAATGGTCCATGGTGATGCTCTCCCTTGAAAAAATCGCGCGCCCTCAGTCGGTCGGCACGTGGCGCAGTTGATGAATCCGCACGAGCTCCCGCATCAGCCGGACGAGCTCTTCGCGCGACGCTGCGGGCAGCGTGCCGAAGAACGCCGCGTCGTTCCGATCCGCGAGCCGGGCCAGACGAGGCACCAACTCGCGGCCCGATCGGGTCAGCCGGATGCGGTGCGCGCGCAGGTCCGTCGCGTGGGCCACGGTTTCGGCCCAACCCTTGGCGACCAGGCGCGCGACGATCTTCGACACCGCGCCCTTGGTCATGCCCAGTGCCGCGACCAGCGCTGCCGGCACAGCGTCCGGCGCGTCGAAGAGATGCCGCAGCGCAACCCATTCGGACACCGAGACGCCCTCGGCCTCGACCCGTGCCTGGAACGCGGCGGACACATGGTTGGAGACGAAGCGAAGCCAGAAGCCGACATGCGAATCCAGTGCGCTGACGGCTCGATCCGCGTGGGGGCGGCGTTGCGGTGGAGCGCTGGTTCGACGCGGCTGCGGCATGGCGGTACGGGGAGTTGACGGGTGCTTTCCAGCATAGTTTCCAGGGAAACTATGTCAAGCCGTGGCGCTCGCAAACGATTTCGCCAAAAAGCCACGCCGATGACCCCTGGGTTCGAGCAATTTGTCACCACTCGCGCTGTCGATCCAATGAACCCATGGTGCAGAGCAAATGTTAAATGTGAAGATGTCACATAAGGTAGTATCACGACACATCTAGACACGTGCTCCACGAGGTGTCCCCGACCAGGATCCGGATCGCGAAGCGATCGAAAGATGACCGATGCATCAGGTGAAGAAACAGCTGCCGAACGCACTTTCGCTCGCAAGCCGACCTCGCCCGCGGGCTCGGTGCTTGCCGGCGCGAGGCTTCACGTTGATCGAGCTGATGGTGACGGTCGCGATCGTCGCCATCCTCGCGGCGATAGCCTATCCGTCGTACATCGCCTACATCGTGCGCTCCAACCGGGCGGCGGCGCAGGGCTACATGTTGGAGCTCACCAACCTGCAGCAGCGCTACTTGCTCGATGCGCGGGCGTATGCCCCGGACCTTGCGACGCTGAATTCGACCATCCCCGCGAACGTGTCGTCCAACTACAACATCACGACACCGCTCAAGTCCGGAACGACGCCACCGGGCTTTACCGTCACCGCCCAGCCGATCAACGCCCAAGCCGCCAGGGACACCGCCTGCGCGACGCTGACCATCGACGAAACCGGGTTGAAGAACGCGACAGGACCTCAAGGAGTTGCAGGGTGCTGGTAAGCCGCGGCCATCCGCGGCGTCATGCACGCGGCTTCACGTTGATCGAGTTGGTGACCACCATCACGGTGATGGCGATTTTTGCCGGGCTGGCGCTTCCCTCGTTTCGCGAGTTCGTTGCCAACCAGCGCATCCGCAATGTGTCCTTCGACCTGATGGCCTCGTTGACGCTCGCGCGCAGCGAGGCCGTGACGCGCGGCATCCCCGTGACGCTGAAACAGTCCTCCTCCAGTTGGGACCAGGGCTGGAAGGTGATCGCGACCGACGCCAGCAACACGATCATCCAGAACCAGGAGGCCTACAAAGGCCTCTCCATCACCGATTCGGCCTCGCTCGGCGCCGTTTCCTACGGGAAGGATGGCCGCGCCGTGACGGCGAGCACCAAGTTCACCGTGGCGCCATCGATCGCGATGACGGGTGTCAGTTCGCGCTGCATCTCGATCGGCCTGAGCGGCGTGCCGAGCAGCAGCATGGGAGCTTGCCAATGATGCTTCGCTCCCGGACGCGCACCGTCCACAGGATCAAACACCAGAACGGCATCGCGCTCATCGAGGTGCTGGTTTCGCTCGTCATCCTGCTGTTCGGCCTGCTCGGTCTGGCTGGCGTGAGCAGCCGCGCCAACCTTGCAGAAATGGAGTCCTACCAGCGCATCGTGGCCGTGCAGCTGGTGCAGGACATGGCCGACCGCCTGAGTGCGAACCGCAAGGTCGCGACCTGCTACTCGAACGGGACGACCGGCGTTCAACTCGGCTCCGGCGCCACGACCATCCCGGCCTGCACGGCGGGCAATGTCCAGCAGCAGACGCAAGCCGCTGCCGACCTCGCGGCCTGGAGCAACATGATCAAGGGACAGGCCGAAAAGACCCAGTCGGGCACCAGTCTCGGCGCCATGATCGGCGCGGTCGGCTGCGTGACGCTCGACGACCCCGTCAACAACATCTATTTGATCGCCGTCTCCTGGCAGGGCCTCGCCAAAACCGCGGCGCCGACCTTGTCCACCGGCTCCGCCTTCCCGTGCGGCAACGGTGCCTATGGCGACGAGAAACTGCATCGCGTCATCACCACCAAGGTTCAGATCGGAACGCTGTCATGAAGGTGCGCAAGCTGTCTCGCGGGCCTCGCCATCATCGCGGCTTCACGCTGGTCGAACTGATGGTGGCCCTCACGCTCGGCCTGTTCCTGATCATCGGCCTCATCAGTCTCATCGTCTCGACGATCAGCACGCGCTCCGAGCTGGACAAGTCCTCGCGCCAGATCGAGAACGGCCGCTACGCCCTCGAGTTGCTCAGCGAAGATATCCAGGCCGCCGGCTTTATCGGCCGGACCGGGAGTACCGCCTTCAACCCTGTCCTGCCGATCGCCTGCCCCACGAACATCGCGAGCCTGGGCTACTCGGCGGCCACGAACCCAGGCACATCCAGCGTACCGCTGCCGATCTACGGGCCGAACGCGGCACCGTCCTGCATCAGCAATGTCATGGTGGGCACGGCCATGCTGGTCGTTGTACGTGTGAGCACGAACCCCGTGCTGGCGCCTGCATCGGCCGTCGCGACGGAAATCTACCTCCAAGTCTCCGCCTGCGGCACCGACACGGTGCCTTTCGCAATCGCCAGCGGCGCCTCCACCGCGAGTTTCAACTTGATGAGCAAGGACTGCGTGTCGAGCAAGCCCGCGCCCCTGCGCAAGGTCGTGCAGCACCTCTACTACGTGAGCACCTGCAATGTGTGCGGTACCGACACGACCCCCACGCTCAAGATGGCCGAATATGTCAACGGCGCGATGACCATCACGCCGCTGGTCGAGGGCATCGAGAATCTGCAGTTCGACTACGGCATCGACATCGATGGCAACGGTTCGCCCGACTGCTACACCAGCAATCCGACCAGCCCGCCTCTCGCCGAGATCGCAACTTCCGTCTGTCCGCAGACGACGCCGCCTTACGACTGGACGATCGCTGCCAACAACTGGGGCAACGTGATGGCGGTACGCATTCATGTCCTCGCACGCAGTACGGAAGGCAGCGCTGGTTGGACCGACAAGCGGAATTACGACCTGGGTCTGGCCGTGCCGGCCGCGGGCCCGTTCAACGACCAGATCAAGCGCCACGTCTACAGCACGGTCGCGCGCCTGTACAACATCTCGGGCCAAAGGGAAGCGCCATGAACGACCTCACGCATCGCGGTGCGAAGCACACCCAATCGGGGGCCACGTTGCTGATCTCGATGATCTTCCTGGTGGTGCTCACGCTGATTGTCGTGTCGGCCATCAAGGTGACCAACGTCAACACCAAGCTGGCCACCAACATGCAGATCCAGAAGGAATCGGAAGCGGCTGCCCAGCAGGCGATAGAGACCGTCATCAGCACCGACTTCACCACGCTGGCGCCGCCCCAGACGGTGCCCGTCGATATCAACAACAGCGGGCAGCCCGGGTCGACCTACCAGGTCAGCATCTCCCCGCCGCCGACATGCGTCAGCGTCAAGCCCATCAAGCTGAGCGAACTCGATGCGAGCAACGCCGAGGACGTGCCTTGCTATGCAAGCGGCGCGGGGCAGAACACCGGCATCGTCGGCGCAGGAACAAGCGGCGACTCGCTGTGTGCGAACTCGAACTGGGAGATCACGGCGACCGCGACCGCGCCCGGCGCTGCAGCGAGCGCGCCCGGCGTCATGGCGACAACGAACACCACGGCGGTCCAGGGCGTTGCCACGCGCGTCGCACTGGGTAGCTCCTGCTAGGCAACCCGCCCATGTACTGCCCCACCCACTTTCTGACCCGCCTTGTTCCGAGGAAGTCTCTGCCATGAAATCCTCCGTCTTCATCAAACTGGCATGGGCCTGCGCCCTCCTGCTTGCCGGGGTCGCCGCCCGCGCCGACGATATCGATATCTACGGTGGGGTCGCCGGCGGGGCGGCTCCCAACATCCTCATCATTGTCGACAACACATCGAGCAACGACGCGAACTACCCGTCATCCTGCCCATTCTCCAGCGCGGCACCGAACCTGCCCAACATCACTTTGTTGGACATGGTGTACTGCTCCGTCTATGGTGCGCTGGATGCGATCAAGAGTCAGCCTTCGTTGTATGGCAAGTTGAATATCGGCCTGATGAGCGGCGGCTCGGGCTCCAACAAGGGGGGTCAGATGTACTACCCCGGCACATCGCCCTACAACCTGCCGTCGATGGATCTCACCGGCATCACGAATTTCCAAAGCGTCATTGCCGCCGGAATTCCGAAGGCGACGGGCAACGCCAAGCTGGATGGCGACATGCAGGAAGCGTGGGCCTGGTACACGGGTACCACCGGGCCGAGATCGGGGACGTCCTATGCAGCCCACATCGGCACCCAGTCCTGCCAGAAGAGCTTCATCATCCTGATCGGCGCGGCGTCGAAACAGGGCCGGCCGGACAACGGATCCGGCTTCACCAGCGCGAGCGACCTCGCCGCTGCCGGCGCGACCGCTGCGCAGCAGGTCCCGATCAACACCTCCAACCTGGGCTCCAACACAGGTGATGACAGCGCATGGATCGACGAATGGGCGCGCTTCTTCAACCAGTCGAATTTCAACACCAGCGATCCGACCGATCCGCAGAACATCGTCACTTACACGATCGCTGCCGGCGGAACTGCGCCTGACTACACCCAGATTCTGCGCAGCACAGGTATCCAGGGCGGGGGTAAATCCTTTGTCGCCGGCGATTACAACTCGATGGTTCAGGCGCTCCTGCAGATCTTCAACGAAGTGCAGGCCGTCAACAGCGTCTTCGCCTCGGCGAGCCTGCCTGTCAGCACGAATGCCCAGGGCACCTATCTCAATCAGGTTTTCATGGGCACCTTCCGGCCGGACGCCACGGGCGCTCCCCGCTGGATGGGCAATCTGAAGCAGTATCAATTGGGTGTGGACACCAGCAATCCCGTGAGTCCGGTGGTCTATCTCGCCGATGCATCCCGGGGTCCGTATCAACCCAATACCACGGCCAACTCGGCCTTGAGCTCGGCCGGCACGGGCTTCATTTCGCCGACGGCGATCAGCTTCTGGACCCGCAAGGATCTGACCACCTCGCCGGATGCAGCGCCACCGACCGGCACCAACGGGTTCTGGGTCAACCATCCGCAGGGCGCGAGCGGTGCGTTCGATTCTCAGGACGGCGAGTTCGTCGAGAAGGGCGGCGTGGGCCAGCAGATCCGGCTTGCCAACCTCAAGGACGACTATGCGGCGAATCCCGCCGGGCCGCGCAATGTCTATACCTGCCTGGCAACAGGCGGCGCCAACTGCGCATCCAATACCCTGCTTTCGTCGATGCCTTTCGCAACGACCAACACGAACATCACGGCAAGCATCCTCGGCACCAATGGCCCGGCGATGGCCATCTCGTCGATCACTCGCAGCACCAACACTGCGACGGTCACGCTGGCTGCGGCGCCAAGTCCTGCGCTCACGCCGGGCCAGGCCATCACAGTCGCGGGATCGAAGTACCCGGAATTCAACGGGAACTTCTCCATCACGCCGCTGACCGCGACGACCTTCAGTTATCCCGTGACCGTGGATCCGCCCACGCCATCGAGCGGCAGCTACAGCGTCAGCGTGCCCTCCAATCCGATCAAAATCACGTCGCTGGTCCGATCGGGGACGACCGTCACTGCCACCACCGCCGCAGCGCATGGCTATGTGACGGGAAAGACGGTCACGATCGCCGGTGCGGCGGGTTCGCGCTACAACGGCAGCTACACAGTCACCAGCACAGGTGCCAACACATTCACCTACGTCATCACCGATGGCCCTGCGACGCCCGACGGCGGGGGCAAGGCCACTGTCGGGACTACGTCGTATGTCATTCCCGCCGCCAGCATCGTGCGCGACGCGAGCAATGCGAGCAATGTCTCCAACGTCACCGTCTCGTTCTCTTCGAACATCACCTTCGTCGCCGGCAACCAGGTCACGATCAGCGGCGCCGGCACGGGCGGTGTCAGCCCGTACAACGGGACCTGGACCGTCACGAGCTGCCCCAGCGGCTCCAGCAAGAAAAGCTTCTGCTTCAATATCCCTTCCACGCCCAACTCACCGGACACCGGTTCCTCGATCACCGCAGACGGTGGGACCAGTCCGCTCGCCATCACGAACCTCACGTACACGACGGGCCCCTGTTCGGCCACCGCCTATTCGACAGTGCTTGTCACTGCCACTACGCCGTCGAAGCCGACTTTCGCGGCCGGAGACACGGTGAGTGTGGGAGGGACGGTCGCAGCCAACGAGAGCGCGTACGTCGGCAGCTTCAAGGTCGTCG from Variovorax sp. PBL-E5 includes the following:
- a CDS encoding alpha/beta hydrolase; this encodes MNDPQFQYVQGQARETFPALLAAYEAESRAAVAAESCVLHVRYGPLERQTFDFFAARGRPRGTLAYFHAGYWQSRDKSTFRFIAPAFTAAGLNVALVNYPLCPDVSLAELVDATRASVPAIRAHAAAPGGASPPLVVAGHSAGGHIAVELALSRWPSAPDAIAGIAALSGIFDLVPLVATTLNDRLRLDEAGAMACSPLHRVRGGMVPALIAVGGAETPAFLRQSQRLHKAWTEAGNRSALHVEAEADHFSLLRQLASPGSALFASVLGLFD
- a CDS encoding tripartite tricarboxylate transporter substrate binding protein, which translates into the protein MKRRQLLGALGAAPLAAAVPAWAQGYPARPIRIVVPLPPGSPPDVLARLVAERLQQAWKQPVIVDNRPGATGMIGMDVVAKAAPDGYTVGVMFLTHAVLPALFGKVPYDTAADFAPIANLVWLYNALVVAPTVPARSAKELVELARAEPGKLTYASGGNGSPAHLLGESFRQLTQVDMLHVPFKGPAEAVQALLGGYVTTMFATTSAAVPMVRTGKLRALAVTSPNRLAALPSVPTMAESGVAGFDLREWEGLVAPADTPRDIILQWNQELARIMALPELREKLSEYGMEAAPANSPDQFATLVRSELQRWTRFVKTSGLKAD
- a CDS encoding cupin domain-containing protein, translated to MTSEIPDITRAQTGIDGVSWNILGQIYVPKQVSDDSFSWHATFPVETFVPPHVHPHQDEYIFVLDGRIDLLLAGKKTSAGAGDLVRMPRGIPHAFFNNYGEPVTALFWAAPAGKLLDLYRRIHNMASPAEVVAAARDYDVIFLPPVSSAAQAS
- a CDS encoding alkaline phosphatase family protein, encoding MKRRVKNILFVMCDQLRYDHLSCFGHPTLKTPNLDALAARGVIFDRAYVQSPVCGPSRMSYYTGRYVHSHGASWNFVPLKAGEMTIGDHLRPLGVRSVLVGKTHMRADLAGMSRLGIDPASTIGVRIAECGFDPYERDDGIHPYSGHDPDPSYNDYLRAQGFGGDNPWESWANSTVDDQGRIRSGWFLKYSNRAARVPDEHSETPYITRRAMDFIAESGEQPWCLHLSYIKPHWPYIVPEPYASMYKPEDALPVVRSEAERHDPHPVYGAMMNHRVSRTFSREGVRDAVMPGYMGLIKQIDDQLGELFRFMEARGLMENTMIVFTSDHGDYLGDHWMGEKDLFHEPIIRAPLIVYDPDPRADTTRGTRCDALVEAVDLAPTFLDACGGVAVPHVMDGRSLRPLLFGERPRDWREHVVCEYDYAFQDSRIELGTPSRDAWLRMISDGRWKYVLAEGYRPMLFDLASDPHEFIDLGAAPEHEDVRRRLHEALFRWARQPRQRGTIADGTIESIEIQPRISEGGILIGYWDEEDLAEARQRFKPRFASTNPLVHPTLDRLTRLEGVSQ
- a CDS encoding LysR family transcriptional regulator, translated to MRLQHFHLLLTLARTGSLRASAQILSVSQPALTKALRQLEEEFGTALVVRTPKGVRLAPAGELLAARAATVVREIERAREEVAWHLRHAEAQVTIGVSPVAAILLAPGAVARFGTRWPQVRLRMRDTLYPRALEQLRTGELDLALGPLPGEGAGRDLLVQPLFESQALLAARRGHPLARAKKLAQLVDAGWVLTGPAGGPGDPRNLSFDATGERTPQVRLECESFATLLALMPSLDVIGIMPRGFFDRYGPAMDLVELPITDVLPNTTIHAVYRADAPLTLPAQRLLDAFIAEARAQRKG
- a CDS encoding DUF1398 domain-containing protein, producing the protein MDHSIKSTIERSAADAHAGRSTFGEGVGLLKAAGVEAYHADFRRREATYYLPSGEWHAVPLPAPEIAVPQAFDAAALQAAIRGAQRDELRYPEFMQLAMAAGCVGYFVWIAGRHVEYFSHRGQGHIERFPDAMD
- a CDS encoding MarR family winged helix-turn-helix transcriptional regulator; this encodes MPQPRRTSAPPQRRPHADRAVSALDSHVGFWLRFVSNHVSAAFQARVEAEGVSVSEWVALRHLFDAPDAVPAALVAALGMTKGAVSKIVARLVAKGWAETVAHATDLRAHRIRLTRSGRELVPRLARLADRNDAAFFGTLPAASREELVRLMRELVRIHQLRHVPTD
- a CDS encoding type IV pilin protein, coding for MHQVKKQLPNALSLASRPRPRARCLPARGFTLIELMVTVAIVAILAAIAYPSYIAYIVRSNRAAAQGYMLELTNLQQRYLLDARAYAPDLATLNSTIPANVSSNYNITTPLKSGTTPPGFTVTAQPINAQAARDTACATLTIDETGLKNATGPQGVAGCW
- a CDS encoding GspH/FimT family pseudopilin, with the translated sequence MLVSRGHPRRHARGFTLIELVTTITVMAIFAGLALPSFREFVANQRIRNVSFDLMASLTLARSEAVTRGIPVTLKQSSSSWDQGWKVIATDASNTIIQNQEAYKGLSITDSASLGAVSYGKDGRAVTASTKFTVAPSIAMTGVSSRCISIGLSGVPSSSMGACQ
- the pilV gene encoding type IV pilus modification protein PilV, which codes for MMLRSRTRTVHRIKHQNGIALIEVLVSLVILLFGLLGLAGVSSRANLAEMESYQRIVAVQLVQDMADRLSANRKVATCYSNGTTGVQLGSGATTIPACTAGNVQQQTQAAADLAAWSNMIKGQAEKTQSGTSLGAMIGAVGCVTLDDPVNNIYLIAVSWQGLAKTAAPTLSTGSAFPCGNGAYGDEKLHRVITTKVQIGTLS
- a CDS encoding PilW family protein, with translation MKVRKLSRGPRHHRGFTLVELMVALTLGLFLIIGLISLIVSTISTRSELDKSSRQIENGRYALELLSEDIQAAGFIGRTGSTAFNPVLPIACPTNIASLGYSAATNPGTSSVPLPIYGPNAAPSCISNVMVGTAMLVVVRVSTNPVLAPASAVATEIYLQVSACGTDTVPFAIASGASTASFNLMSKDCVSSKPAPLRKVVQHLYYVSTCNVCGTDTTPTLKMAEYVNGAMTITPLVEGIENLQFDYGIDIDGNGSPDCYTSNPTSPPLAEIATSVCPQTTPPYDWTIAANNWGNVMAVRIHVLARSTEGSAGWTDKRNYDLGLAVPAAGPFNDQIKRHVYSTVARLYNISGQREAP
- a CDS encoding pilus assembly PilX family protein — protein: MNDLTHRGAKHTQSGATLLISMIFLVVLTLIVVSAIKVTNVNTKLATNMQIQKESEAAAQQAIETVISTDFTTLAPPQTVPVDINNSGQPGSTYQVSISPPPTCVSVKPIKLSELDASNAEDVPCYASGAGQNTGIVGAGTSGDSLCANSNWEITATATAPGAAASAPGVMATTNTTAVQGVATRVALGSSC